The nucleotide window CGATCAGTTGCGCGAGCCCGAGCGGTTCGCGGGCTGGCTGCGTCAGGTGACCGTTCGGATGGCGATCAATCGGGCCACCCGACGCGTCCCTCCAGCAAGCATCGAGGATGAGGTCCTCGACGGCACGGCAGTTCATCGTCACGAGCCTCTCGACGAACTCATCACTCAGGAGCGAGCCCGAAGACTCTGGGAAGCCTTGAATCAACTGAAGTCACTGGACCGTGAAGCCCTTGTGGCCTTCTACATCCGGGAACTCTCGCTTATCGAGATTGCCGAGGAACTTGACGTACCGATCGGTACGATCAAGCGTCGGTTGCACACCGCTCGAAAGCGACTCAAAGCTCAGCTTCGGGCAGCTGCCGTCGACCCCGAGGAATGGACTGATCATTCTGATTGTGTTGAAGCGGAGGAGTCTGCCCCTCTTCTCGCGACTTGCTAATGCCGCTTTGCAGCCCCTCGGTCGTTCCCACGAGCGATCGGGGGCTGAGTTTCGATTTATGCTTCAGAACATCACTCCTCCCCGAATCGATGAACAAAGGGATCGGGGAAGGGGCACCAGATTGAGGAAAGATTGAGTTAGTCGTTTTCAAATTCCCCGAGTAGCTCGTTAATCTCGTCGTCTAACTCATCCACTTCAAACTCGTGAGAGGATGGACGAGCGGTGATGTCCGGGGGCTCTTCTTCCTCAAGGCGGGGCTTCGAGGGGTCGGTTTGCGTTCGTGCTCGAAGATAGAGTTTGATGGGAACGTCGTTAAAGGGAAGTTGCTCACGGAAAACACTGAGGAGATAGCGCTGATAGGTCGGATCAAAGAGGCCAGGGCGATTGACGAAGAGGACAATGGTGGGCGGAGCCACACCAACTTGCGTGGCGAAGAAAATCTTTGGGACTCGGTTCTCTCGCACTGGTGGAGCATGGGCAGTCACCGCCTCTCGAAGAATTCGATTGAGCGTACCCGTTCCAATTCGGCGATGAGCTCGCTTATACATGGCCTGCGCCAGGTTGATCAACGCCTTGACATTCTTGCCCGTCTGTGCCGTGATGAACGCAATAGGAGCGTAGGCCATTCCCTTGAAAGCGTGCTGAACCATCGTGGCATAACGACCTGTTTCTCCTCTGGCCGGGCCAGTGAGGTCGGCAAGGATGAGATCCCATTTATTGATGACAATGACGCATGGCTTGTATTGTTTTGCGATATAGTCAGCGAGTTGTTTGTCGAGCCGGGTCACACCCTGTGTCGGATCAATAAACAAGAAGACGATGTCGGCCCGTCTGATGGAACGTTCGGCTCGATGAATCGAGTAAAAGTCTAAATCGTCACGAATTTTCGCCTTCCTGCGAACCCCGGCGGTGTCGATGGCGACGAACGGTAGTCCATCAAGCTCGAAGCGAACGTCAACCGAGTCACGAGTTGTCCCCGGGATTTCGGAAACAATCATTCGTTCGGCGTGAGCGAGTGTGTTGATGAATGTGGATTTGCCTGTGTTTGGCCGACCTACGACGGCCACCTTCATGGCCTCGGAAGAAACCCTTGCCCCATCCTCTTCCGGTGGAAGTGCGTCGAGAATGAGCGAAATTAGCTCATACTTGTTTCGATTTTGATGCGTTGATATCGGGATCGGCTTGCCACGGCCAAGCTTATAGAATTCTTGGCCCTGAGCATCAAATTTTGGGTCATCAGCTTTGTTCAGTGCTAGAATGACTGGAGCCTGGACGTAGCGGAGTCGTCGGGCGACCTCCTCGTCAAGTGGCATCATCCCATCTCGTACGTCGACGACAAACAGAACAACATCCGCCTCGCCGAGTGCCGTTTCGATCTGGCGTTCCACATGCTCACTAAGGTCGTCGCGATCAACGATCCCCACTCCTCCGGTGTCGATCAACTCAATGAAGCGGCTGGTTCGGCCTTGAGGAAGTTCGGCGAGCGTGGCAACGCGATCTCGAGTCACGCCAGCAACATCGTCGACAATGGCGATCCGTCGCCCCGCGATCCAGTTCAGGAGCGATGACTTGCCTACATTGGGTCGACCGACAATGACGACACGGGGCAGGGGCATGGCGATGACGTCCCCGTACCGAGATCACGCGTGAACGTGGTCTCAGACGAAGGGCGATCCTCTTCAATAGAGATAAGATAAACAGAAAATTGACGGTCCGGAGCCGATTTCCTGTGTCCAAGCTGGGAACCCTTGAGGGACCCAATTATTCTAAACCGGCTTGCTCGAACTGGACAACGTTCGGGAGCCCCGATCTGGCATGAAAGACCATTCGGAGGGATCGATCAAGCGACCTACGAGGATCGGAGCAGGCTTAACGCTGCTCGATGGAATCGCTTTGGTCATCGGCGCAGCAATCGCTGCGGTCCATCTCAAGCAGGCGGCACCGCCCGGATCTCTCACTGGAACCGGTTGGGTCTTGATTTGGATGACGTTTGCGGGCGTTGCGTTGACAGCCTCCGGGCCGTTTATCACCTTGATTCGAAGAGTATTCCATCGTCCGGTTACACCACAAAGGCTTGGAGAATGGCTCTGGGTGCTTCTGGGAACGCCCTGGGTTCTGGCCGCTCTCCCTCAGATTGTGGCTGGTTCAAGAGACAAGGGGAAGCGTGACTTTTCCGTACAGCTGTACGAAGTGACGCTCGTCGCGGGGCTCGGCTTCGCCACCCTGGTGACCCTGGCGATCGTCTGGGCCCGATGGGTGATGGTGCCTTCCGAATCCATTGACGAAGACCAAGAAAAATCGAGAAGCTGGACACACCGGATTGGCCTGACCCTAGCAATCGCCTGGCCGCTACAATACGCCCTGGCAATGGTGGTGATAGGTACGCCGACTTGAGAATAATTGCCCCTTGATCCCGTCCAGGGTCATCGAAGAAAAGGGACCGGGTGTCCAACACACCGAATGATTCTACTCGAGACGAACATCCCCGAGGTCCTCGACTGATCGATCTGATCGGTCTCATCTTGGGCTTTGGAACGGCAGCGCTCCTGATCAGATCGCTCTGGCCGACTAGCCGATCCATGACACCTGAAGTGTTGATCGTGGTAGGTTTACTCCACCTTTGGCTTGGTCTGGCCATGGCAGGCCCAGTCCTGTTGCTGATCGATCGGAGAGGATTGAATGATACTGCCCGCCAGCTCAGTTGGGCCCAGGTCGCCTGGCTGCTGATCGGGTCGT belongs to Tautonia rosea and includes:
- the der gene encoding ribosome biogenesis GTPase Der — translated: MPLPRVVIVGRPNVGKSSLLNWIAGRRIAIVDDVAGVTRDRVATLAELPQGRTSRFIELIDTGGVGIVDRDDLSEHVERQIETALGEADVVLFVVDVRDGMMPLDEEVARRLRYVQAPVILALNKADDPKFDAQGQEFYKLGRGKPIPISTHQNRNKYELISLILDALPPEEDGARVSSEAMKVAVVGRPNTGKSTFINTLAHAERMIVSEIPGTTRDSVDVRFELDGLPFVAIDTAGVRRKAKIRDDLDFYSIHRAERSIRRADIVFLFIDPTQGVTRLDKQLADYIAKQYKPCVIVINKWDLILADLTGPARGETGRYATMVQHAFKGMAYAPIAFITAQTGKNVKALINLAQAMYKRAHRRIGTGTLNRILREAVTAHAPPVRENRVPKIFFATQVGVAPPTIVLFVNRPGLFDPTYQRYLLSVFREQLPFNDVPIKLYLRARTQTDPSKPRLEEEEPPDITARPSSHEFEVDELDDEINELLGEFEND
- a CDS encoding RNA polymerase sigma factor, whose product is MIALISQEQVLTNHWSSTAALVIRARDGDREAFGQLVEQYQRTVYAVALSRLGNASEAMELTQEVFLHVMGRLDQLREPERFAGWLRQVTVRMAINRATRRVPPASIEDEVLDGTAVHRHEPLDELITQERARRLWEALNQLKSLDREALVAFYIRELSLIEIAEELDVPIGTIKRRLHTARKRLKAQLRAAAVDPEEWTDHSDCVEAEESAPLLATC